Genomic window (Branchiostoma lanceolatum isolate klBraLanc5 chromosome 13, klBraLanc5.hap2, whole genome shotgun sequence):
AATCGAACGTTAACGACATGTTAATCATAGACGAGGATTACTTTCCACTCCAAACAGGTTTGTAGGTCTGTTTTTGGAACCAAATCAATTCATTAATCTATTAATTAAGTTTCGATTGTCCAACAAAGTTAAAGGCGTGGTGGAACAGGTGTTCCTTGACAAAGGTCACCATTTCAAGGTCACCATCCCGAAGTTGTGTCGCAGTAAGGCATCCAAATAAACATGAGCCGGAAAGTATGCTAAACCTTTAGACAACAAGAATACCTCCACTATCCTGAACGGTCTGCTAACCGAAAGTTATTTCCTTCGATCATGTCGCGGCGGAAGAGACGTTTCTTGGTATGTATTGTCTGAGCCAGTGGGGATATACGAAAATGTCGACCTATTTTTAACAGGTGTCAGCAGCGCACGCCCCCTCCCACGCAAACACTTGGGTACAAAATTCTTAGACTTGTTCTCCCATACCGCCTCCTCCCTATTCAGTACAAAACACCACCCTTTCCAGGAAGGCACATGCCTAATTGAGCTATAATATGCTGCATTTACGGACTGTGTGCTTTCAAAGCAACTCACCTGTTAATTGTAGGCGAGGATCACTTTCAAAACGTCTGTAGGTCTGTCGCCTGTGGAACCAAATCAGTCCtctagataaataaacacacacacatatggtaAATAAAAGTTCAGTCGACCACGCCAACAGTATAAACACAACTAAGCAAACATCACACACCTGCTTAGATAATAGCAAATAGATAGCGGTGTCTGTTTAAATCTGAGTCTTCAACAGACACTGTCTCTACCCTAGTAACAAATTACTTACCCTATACTAGcaatacaactacatgtatataacaaatCACTATTTTTCGCCTccaaagaaatacaaaacactCATGTTTTGGTGAGGCTAAAATATCCTGGGGACCAGCCATGTTAGCTTTTGTTCTGCACACTGATAGGGAAGCGGTCAATGGGAGTGGATAAGGCTGGTAACAAGTCTACTATAGTAGGCAGATTCCTACCTGAGACGAACGTAATAGAAATGGCTCCTCCAAAAGCTTGTGCAGATCGGACTCAGTAGTTGATGGTGTTCAGGACCTTTGACAGGTAGCATGGAATGAGATGAGACTACAGTGACCCtaacaactgttacatgtatgtccctgACAACTCTTGCAAAACCGGTCTTTTTgttatgtacacaatgtacctgTCAGGGTTAGTCCACTGGACAATAACACGAAGGGGTGCTCAAACTCGCTTACATGCAAGCTTTACTTTTAGTCATACCTTTGACTGGTACTTGTGGTAACTAGTGGATGTGAAGCGACTACAGTGTCTTTGACTAGTGATTTGTCCCCGACATCTCTTgcaaaaccggtatttttgtTATGTACACATATACCTGTCTGGGTTAGTCCAATACCATGAAGTGGTGCACCAAGCCGCCTTTACATGCAAGCTTAGGACCAGTTCACACTTGGCAAAATCTATGCGAATCATCAgcacgctgatgtcatccataagattcaCTTGCTGTGGCCAAAACAACATTTCAGAAGGTCACCAACGTCCCCGACAAAACATTCCTCTATCCAAATCCTAATCTAATCAGTGACCTAGAAAACCACAATTGGCCCTTTAAGCGTATCAATTTGAATAGATTTTACCAAGTGTGAACTGGGCCTTAGCCGTACAAGCAACTTGTGGTCTTGTATACAAGCCATATATACATTCATTTAATCTACATATCTTTTACAACTTTTCAATATATCAATCTTACTTCCCAATACCATTTcaggatacatgtatatttatttttGGTGACTTTTATTGCAGAACGTAAACACAATGTTCAGTGTATATCTTATGGTCCTTGTTTACCAAatttcaacattaaactgtaGTAACTTATTGTGTGCTGAGGAGTTGTGAAAATAATGTTGTGACAATCTTCAGGTACTGGTGTGATATGTTTCCAAgaaacaaatacatttgtacaactcCAAGGTCTTTTCATTTATCTTGTGATGGTAGCAACTCATCCAGGCGCATTGTATTTTTATAGAAGTTGAGATATATCTACTACAACTCGTTATTGAACATACAGTGCGCTACCAAACTAGTCATTCGACTACAGTGCAATCCATGACTGCCATGTATACCCAAACTGTAAAATATAGCAgaaaatgtactacatgtagatttcCCTGTTGTGGCATTCAACTTATCAAGCTCTCCAGGTTATAAGCAAATCCTACCAGTCACCTGGGctgataaatatagaatacaacagtgTATTCCGTACCAGCCTGACCACGGGTAGGATTGCCCAAGGCCCTTCTTCAAATTCACTTCTAACCTTGTTAACAACCTGTGTTAACAAACAGAGAACCTCAACATTtaaacatattttcccattcaCCTTATATCCAAGTAGACTTCCACATGTTTTGCAAGCAAAAGCAACAACTGTTTATAAGTGTATATTTGAGTGTATTTCTGACAATCTACCGAACTGAAACAGAAGTAACAGAAATGGGAACTAGGTAATTGATGTAGCTTCTGACACCAGATGTAGTACTGCTTCCTTCTCTAGAAGTTGGGTCCCAGCTCACCCATGGCATGTTTCAGGAGCTGTACAATGAAAAAAACCCATCAATTTGTTGTAGGCATTTGCTTATTCAAAACGGCATTGTGATCATTTCAACATATCAGCAGACTATCAACAAGCTGTAACTTtgctatttaaaaaaattagtctcttttttgtgtgcatgtgggggggggggagattttGGTATTTCAACCAAGTGATagagaaatatacatgtacatgtatctgaacaCTCATGTTCATGTCttccccacacacacactgtgactgttgttttttcctcataccaatACTGGGACAGCataaaaattgattgacatgcaaagctactggGTAATCGTTAATCCATAAAGCCCATTAGGGAAGTCTGCCCCCCCCCAACAGAATTTTAACGCCCTGTTTATAAATCCTAGGTAAAAGCCTGATGTGTACTGACCTCTGGTGGGACGTTCTTCAGTCTGTACGAGAGGAGGGCCTTGGTCAGGGCGTTGGACAGTTGGAGGGCCATAGCAGCGTCGTCCTCACTACTAACCAGGTCTTTAGCCTGCgtagaaaacaaggaaaacaaacattaaacaaaattgaCTATCTTTACTTGTTGGACAGTTGGAGGGCCATTGCAGCAGCATCATCACTACTGACAAGGAAGACAAATATTAAAGAAgactatttttattttttaaaaacaggAAAAATAGTAATATGAAATTTGTACAATGTCAACTCTCAGTCTCATCATTCTGCCAAGTAACCTAAGACTGCCAAGGACCATAAGACTACCTCATAGATTACTGAAgctgcattagtagatctctttaaattcaccatttaaaaaaatgttccgGTCTAAGGATGCCTGGCAgaatagacgaatttgaacAACACACACCAATGTCATCACAGGGGGGAATTCACTCACAAACTGCCATGTCATCGCACACATTCGAACATTTCCCGAACGCCTAGTGGTCTCACAGAGCCCGGTATCTCGTGGGTATTCACAAAATCCCCATTATGACATAATCAGTTTGTGTCGTTCAAATTAGTCTATCATGAGAGTTGATATTAGGAAAGAAATTCAGTTGAAGAATGTCTTTGTGCCTCACCCTGCCAATAAGGTCTGCCAGCTGACTCCTCTCTCCTGGGGGCCCATGGTTTGGTCCGGGCTCATGTCGCTACAGAACACAAGTACAACATGTCATGAAAGGTTTATATAAACAATGTCCATCAGGTCgcgaagaacgctggttcgaacggggaattgtagaagcaatatatgagaggatgtacaaccccgccctcaacaggaaagggggtctacgcgttgaactttaaggcacttgggataatgtactgcccaccaccctCCACCCctggacgaacaacatttagttactgtactaaaatcaacagctaattgaactattggcacaactTTGTCTttaattaatcttcttttaaagactacttcaagacatcctaaattgtcttaacctcatttacatccctattcagagttttggtataaaacctggtgttctcagtcctatcgttagtcactgacgaaagacagtggatgctgtctgaaacgtctgactgtttcaaaatcttatccagttgcttgagtaattatttttggcgaatgTCCATCAGTTCTTAAACAATGAAtcccggggctgtctccaggacccgtctctCCGTcgcgggacggaaatttgcttgtttgcaAATTCTAACTTGTCCATAcccaaatctgaacttcatgaaatgagactgatgaaaatgtatcttcgtaagcttaaaatgacgaaattaacaaggaaaattcaacacaatggctcccaaacaatgagtgggacggaaaaaaatcaaaagctggagacagccctgttgaATCCAATATCATTCTTACCTTCCATTTCATTTCTAGTAAATCTACAATATCAGATTTTACAGTAAATGTAGTTTTCTTAAAGAAAATGCAGGCACTAGAGTAAAATAGAGAGAGAGCAGGGTCTAGTGTCTGTCAAGAACACTAAAATAGATTTAATGTGTACTTACAGCAAAGTCATTGAAATCGAAACCTCGGCCAGGGCCGCCAGGGCCGCCTGGACCACGGAATTCTGGCGGGACAGGCCGCCCACCCCCGTACGGATCGGCCTCGTACCCTTCGCCTCCCCGTCGGTAAAAGTCATCCTGACGTCTTTCTGGTTGGTAGTAAGGATCGCGGGCAAGGCGTCGATCGTCTTCGTATGGTGCCTCCGGGTACCCTCCCTCATAGTAGTGTTCTCTATTACAGGAAAATAAAGCGAACATTGCAAGCTTTgaaattttcctttcttttgtcAAAATACACGCATCAAGGAGTGGATATTTCAAAGCGAGCTTCACATCAAATTAAAAGTAAGACTAAAGCTGTGTACaagctgtgtttgtttgtttgcttgtttgtttgtattgcatactcatggtgtaacacaccaggtttgcactAAAAGGGACATATCCGGACTGATTTTTCTAATCCACTCACACTtggaaggatccctactcttctcaataagaaTGGTGGGCTCTTTAACAAGCTTGAaatgtggctcttctcaaacacgggacctgtatcctagggatgtccctagctgaagttaggtactcatttacacctcagccgagtgaggaaagtcgtgtaaagtgcattttccaatggcacaacatcggtggcatgtcaggggattcaaacccagaacctctgtGGCCAAACATCCTAACCATTATGCCAACACAATACTACAATTCCCTTTGCACTCACTTCCTAATATTGAACTAATATGAGATATTTGGAAGAACAGAGCTCCTACCAACCTTCTGGGTGACCTAGGACGGAATGATGCAGGTGGCAGCAAGCGACCACGTCCACGTGGCCCTCCTTCACGATACGGCTCATCAGGGTAGCCATAGTCTTGATAATGCGGACCTGTCAACACGAAGACATATacacatttttaaaatcttttataTCAACTTCAGCATTAGCGGCTGGACAGCCAATGGTAGACAAAACGTGTGTGCGCTGAGGAAAAGACTTAGCGTCACATTTGAACTTCTGTCAATCTCTAATGGTAACTATTGCCTCTGGAAGTTTGTTCCATAGTCCTACTGTTGTTGGAAGGAAAGTTTTCCTACAGTGTGTCTGACAGTGTGAGAGTTAGGGATCACCAGTCTTCTTGTGCTGGGATTTCGACTGGCGTGTAACACCGACAATATTGTGGGCTTGATAATTACGTTGTTAAAACATCGGCCATTGGACCACTGTCAAAACTCACAAAAAATTTAGATAAACATGTTAACAATAAGAAGGTTACAGACCTGGGTAGTAGTCGTCTTCGGGATAAGGGCGTCTTGGCCTGCCACGACCAATGGGTGGAGCATGGCGAGCCATGGGCCCAGGACCATACCCATAGGCACCACCCCAGTCATCATCCATCATACCCAGCCTTCGACGCTTGGCTGCTGTGAAAAGAGagtcaaatacaatgtacatctgtcATAGTAGCAactaggtcagcaagtttcctcgctgtttcagtagcagggtatattttcacagggaggggttgacattgttttcttttcaaaattacTGTATGATGGAAATTTGTATACGATGTAACGGTACATaaacattacaacgataaccagaaatatgatttttggaggatctttctgtcaatgagaattgaacttgGTGGTAGTTATGCAGTCTAAAATCACATCCTTTTCAATCCATCTATGTAATACTGTAttaacacctcgacctggaaacatgttgtgagtcaatcctgaccacatagatttcataatgaaggcaactttttttttgccaaacttttttatttatttgcacgcttgcatcagattttgggcccctggaggatgtcatccatataatcaaatcaacacggcctaaGAGGAGGTGAGAAATGTGAAACGTCATTGTCTCACCGTAGGCTTCCTCCTGTCTACGACGTTGATCCTCGCGCTTCCGTTTCTCCTTCTCCCGCTGCTCGGGGTTGTAGAACGGGTTCAGCTCCAGTTTCACCTTCACCTCTTTCTGTCCATCCTTCTTCACTGCCTATTGGGTCGAGCAAAAGTGTATTcattatgctacggtcacaagtGGAAAAAGGAGCACGACAGGTAGTCTACGGGCTGTTTTCTAGCACTTTTGGGCATGGCACCAtgggacaccctgtggctatcaggctattttggggcacagCCGGGGCCCAGGATACTTTTAACTCAGAggtaaaatcaacccgggatcCGGTAACAAACAGCTCAAACGCCCTCCCTGCCTGTGGGGTCAAGCAAAAGTTAACCCTGTTCTTTCTTaatctcaacaacaacaaacaaaccaaaaacaataccttctttttcatggaggtaataaccTATCATCAAACAACTTAGAGTACTATGGCATGAATGGTCTAGAGGCTAGCAGTCCGGCTTTGTACCAGTAGGTCTACATTTTTCATTTGCACTATATGACCTTGTTTCACCGGTTTCTGCCCAATTCTTACCTCTCTCACAAACTCTGCCAGAGCGATGGATTGCTCCGAACGTTTCTTATTCTGCAGGGTCATGGCTGCCATGTCAGGATGGTGCTCTTTctgttggcaaaaaaaagaaatcatcatACAAGGtttcccatacatgtacatacagtgaAAAACTGCAGTAACATATTGGAATTTAACACTACCAAAGTTTATTGAAGCTTTCACAATATTTCCATGATTGTTTGATTACCAGATCAGCTACAATTTCCTCACTTGGCtcatgtgtaaatgagtacctaactttggctagggatgtccctcggataggacgttaaatggagaccccgtgtttgaggagaaccacacctcaagcatggttaagaacccaccacacatatcgaaaagagtaggggtccatccctgtgtgagtgggtcaaataaatctgtccggatatgcaacttgtactctccagtacaaacctggtgtgttacgccatgaggcggtttactaggtatgaaaacaaacaaacaaacaaacacataccaGGTAAGCCAGCCTGTGCCTGGCCCCAATGACGTGAGTGTTAAGTGTGCGAGGGTCACATTTGGAGTCACACAGGTTGCACACGTAGTGTTCTTCTATGTCAGGGTCCTCATTCTGGAACTCTGTTATATAGTCCAGACCTACAAATGGACAGAATACATTGCAAATAGATTAAGGTACGCAGAGACTCATTTTCACGGTAGAAGAGGAATAAGGTTTTCTAAGCTTGCAGTTGAAGCAACCGTAGTACATGTAATGCAATGCAAGACAGAAGTTTGCAGTTTGAATAAAACTTTTTAAGAGTCTCTGGTAAGAGGTCACCATAAAAgatgtgaacataaaacaagagtgaatatttttcatttgtacAGTGGACAGAAATTCTGAAAACATTGAAATCTGTCTTTTTTTCATACGGTCACATTCATGGTATGctgttgtatgattttgatgcCATCAAAGCAGGCTGTGTCAGAAACAACAGACAACTTTCTTGGAATCAAACTTTGTTTCTTGAGTTCTTTTTAAAATGAGCTTTCTAGGGATGTCATGCCCCccggtaaattttgaaaatttgacccTCTaaaatggcatttcctgtgtgttttaaaaatgattctaaagtacagtagattccgcatatctgtatagcccatttgtcagcgtaaattatacgactccccgaactatacgactccccgaactagtGATATTCACGCCccgaaggaggggggggggcgaatataggattttgagcaagacacacaaacacactcactaCTGActaacgatatcgcaactttagtttgcaaaattttaatcaaagtacaatcctaCCTTTCCCGCGAttttaacgtcaccatattggaaTAAATACGCGAcctattttgttcagataagcccgaactgcgtgggatactcctgcaaaaaaaaaactcccgccatatgttgatcacgtgaaatcttgcagccaaccaatcagagcacatgttttcatgacgcaaaccaatcagcgcttagaacacgcggtaaacatgagtaaacaaagatggctgccCCGAGCGTCATCCAGCCTTCGTCGCTACATTTTACGTGAAATTGCGCcataagcagaattttcatggGAAAAGAATTTAAAGAATACATTCTccgccgaatacgaccacaaataaCGGCAAATCGCTGCAAATCACAGCGTAAAGGTCCAAATGCTCGggcaaaaatcttgtttttcttgacgtTTCGCTGACTTTCGTCGCGTCGTTTGAGCCTTGAAGAACAGGTTTTgatgagatcaacgtatgtcaaaggTACCGATATCGACTGTTTGAAAGcagaacaatagcaagaaacaaaagagtgcgaTTGtcgaacggtagacggcgtccccgcTCCCGAAACTACAATACAAAcccaaaatttagcctatagtttcgggtcattttacgataaaatcggacaagattctatacaatacaccgaactttacgattatggaCGATACAGTTATACATTGCTTTTACCATTGAGtggatggtaaatggtttggtgttttgaaattctatacagaaatacgaaatatacagaaaaaaagtatacaaataattggaatCTACTGTAAATAACAGAGACTGTTGATAGCAGCTCTGTCCAGAGTGGATGCATTATCATCTTCGGGtacccgtgtgtgtgtgtgtgtgtgtgtgtgtgtgtgtgtgtgtgtgtgtgtgtgtacatgtgtgtgtacatgtgtgtgtttgtgtgtgtgtacatgtgtgtgtaggGTTCGTTTGAATAATATATGCACAACTATCCCATGAGTGCCCTCGTGTAAAAAATGTGATTGGCCCCTTACCAACGAGAGGTTCGTCCATCTGCTCGAGTGTGTCCATACAGCGTGATTGGTTCAGCGTGTCCACGATGGTGGCCTTCTTACTGGACGCACCCGCAGGTTTAGACTTCGCAACTGGCGCTGGTTTGACTGCAGGCAACGAAACAACAGAAATTCAGTGTCTTGAATATAACATTTTACATTTAGGACTTACCAGGCAACTAGCAGTGACTACATACAGTTTGATcttttttcctgttttgttggtagctgtatttaaaaaaataaaagatagGAAAAAATTGCAAGAGAAGACATTGCAAGTTTTGTCATTTACATCTTGATATCTATGTTCTCATCCATAAAATGTCATGTATATCTTGGTATCTTTAGCAGGGAAGAGCTTTgaaggtattttggacctgtacctaattgattgtacccggtactgtatcggtacagtgtcccggtacacagctctaagtCTGAGTGCCATCCGCCACAGTGGTTAGCAAGTGATAAGATTGtgccagcggttactacagaggatgacATCCAGGATAAACACTTACACTGCAGTAGTGCAATTGTGCAGCAACATTTCTTGCAAAGTTGCATACTTACACTGGTATGTATCAATTgctgttataaaaaaaaaacatgtatgggaacgacttacatgtactgtacttgcaAGTGTTTTCACAACACCAAATATAGATTTGAAACCCTTACACAAAATGTACCTCAAGGCGATTCGGCATCCAGGCATAACTGTGGCACCAAGGATACCTGCCTTTAACTATAGACAGGGCTGAACAAGTGTAGTTTTCAACACAAGAGTAGATTCCGCAGATTTTTGAACAGACCTCTGGTCTTCTTCAGGATAACTGACCCATTTGCTAAGGTCATGTGATCTTACCGACGAGAGACCTGTTCTTTGGGAGTCTACTCTACGTGATGGAAACTAGTTCAACCCTTTCAATGACATTATGTGAAACACAGTTAAACAGTTGACTTTTACGTTATTTATGAAGTTGTTGAGAACTTGACAGATATGACAAAGGCTTTGCACTCTGTGTTTTAAGTCTACAAGACTCTAAGTTGTGTTTAAATATGCAAAGTTCCTGTTTTGTGTATCACTGTACAGCAAAACTTTTGTCATATCTGTAACAGTAACAAAATGCAATGTTTCCTCCCTGTTTTGAAACCTAAGCTTTAACGCAGGTGTCATTATGCTTTGTCTCTTTGATGCTATTCAAGTGTTCGCTTTTGAATAGCATGGCTTCTGATTCCTGCATAAATTACAGCAGCAATC
Coding sequences:
- the LOC136447875 gene encoding uncharacterized protein isoform X2, coding for MAGQTPMDLDFSSDYSFAGASTSSAAVPSTSGAGVDQGQFSYSLTGQMEATGTYTDFSSGAAAASKPQSITQLAAAYCDSCDQNFKSEDSYRVHLKSIGHLMKSSGTDMGLDAAKGFIPPIPKPKAVEEKKEKDPEEIHRKQFPDEYFCHICQAKCTSESQFESHNSGARHKKNLAAVEKGIKPAPVAKSKPAGASSKKATIVDTLNQSRCMDTLEQMDEPLVGLDYITEFQNEDPDIEEHYVCNLCDSKCDPRTLNTHVIGARHRLAYLKEHHPDMAAMTLQNKKRSEQSIALAEFVREAVKKDGQKEVKVKLELNPFYNPEQREKEKRKREDQRRRQEEAYAKRRRLGMMDDDWGGAYGYGPGPMARHAPPIGRGRPRRPYPEDDYYPGPHYQDYGYPDEPYREGGPRGRGRLLPPASFRPRSPRREHYYEGGYPEAPYEDDRRLARDPYYQPERRQDDFYRRGGEGYEADPYGGGRPVPPEFRGPGGPGGPGRGFDFNDFARHEPGPNHGPPGERSQLADLIGRAKDLVSSEDDAAMALQLSNALTKALLSYRLKNVPPELLKHAMGELGPNF
- the LOC136447875 gene encoding scaffold attachment factor B2-like isoform X1, producing MAGQTPMDLDFSSDYSFAGASTSSAAVPSTSGAGVDQGQFSYSLTGQMEATGTYTDFSSGAAAASKPQSITQLAAAYCDSCDQNFKSEDSYRVHLKSIGHLMKSSGTDMGLDAAKGFIPPIPKPKAVEEKKEKDPEEIHRKQFPDEYFCHICQAKCTSESQFESHNSGARHKKNLAAVEKGIKPAPVAKSKPAGASSKKATIVDTLNQSRCMDTLEQMDEPLVGLDYITEFQNEDPDIEEHYVCNLCDSKCDPRTLNTHVIGARHRLAYLKEHHPDMAAMTLQNKKRSEQSIALAEFVREAVKKDGQKEVKVKLELNPFYNPEQREKEKRKREDQRRRQEEAYAAKRRRLGMMDDDWGGAYGYGPGPMARHAPPIGRGRPRRPYPEDDYYPGPHYQDYGYPDEPYREGGPRGRGRLLPPASFRPRSPRREHYYEGGYPEAPYEDDRRLARDPYYQPERRQDDFYRRGGEGYEADPYGGGRPVPPEFRGPGGPGGPGRGFDFNDFARHEPGPNHGPPGERSQLADLIGRAKDLVSSEDDAAMALQLSNALTKALLSYRLKNVPPELLKHAMGELGPNF